The following proteins are co-located in the Flammeovirga kamogawensis genome:
- a CDS encoding Rho-binding antiterminator, translating into MHENGKQGSYKPVACSLYDQYEIWAMHKAVLQITYQDKVIEASIKTLKVIDKVEYAILSNGLQIRLDDIVKVTEIQ; encoded by the coding sequence ATGCACGAAAATGGAAAACAAGGAAGCTATAAGCCTGTAGCTTGTTCTTTGTATGATCAATATGAGATATGGGCAATGCATAAAGCAGTATTGCAAATTACGTATCAGGATAAAGTAATAGAAGCTTCTATTAAAACACTTAAAGTGATAGATAAAGTAGAATATGCAATTCTATCAAATGGTTTGCAAATACGACTTGATGATATTGTAAAGGTTACTGAGATACAGTAG
- a CDS encoding DinB family protein — protein MLNTSRKLRKQFIQFIDEHSTEELNTIPDGFKNNIIWNFGHSVVSHQKLCYQLSGVNPPVEEKWIEMFSKGTYPTRDLSSAEINELKAAGLQLIEQLDKDFAAGLFKSYKTFVTGIGVTIHTVAEAAELSVLHEAIHLGYAKCQKKIIDHQKKEECTKMENKEAISL, from the coding sequence ATGTTAAACACTTCCCGTAAATTACGCAAGCAGTTTATTCAATTCATTGATGAACATTCGACAGAAGAATTGAATACAATTCCTGATGGCTTTAAGAATAACATCATTTGGAATTTTGGACATAGTGTTGTTTCACACCAAAAGTTATGTTATCAACTTTCGGGAGTGAACCCACCTGTTGAAGAAAAGTGGATTGAGATGTTTTCTAAAGGAACATACCCTACACGTGATCTTTCATCTGCAGAAATTAATGAGTTAAAAGCTGCAGGTTTACAGTTGATAGAGCAGTTAGATAAAGATTTTGCTGCTGGACTATTTAAGTCTTACAAAACATTTGTAACAGGGATAGGGGTAACGATACATACTGTTGCAGAAGCAGCAGAGTTGAGTGTGTTACACGAAGCAATACATTTAGGATATGCTAAATGTCAGAAGAAGATAATTGACCATCAGAAAAAAGAAGAATGCACGAAAATGGAAAACAAGGAAGCTATAAGCCTGTAG